The Moorella glycerini genomic interval CACAAGCCGCCCGGCGGGCCGGGATAATCTATACCGGTATTTCCCTGGGGATGACCCTCTTTTTCCTGGCCCTTACCTTCCTGACGGGAAAAAGCTATACCCCGGTGGCCCGGGCTGGCGGCGCCGTCTGGGTATTTATCCTGACGATGATCGTGACTATGCCCATAGTAATCCCGACGGTAAAGAATAAAGTAATGGGATATGGGATAAAAAGTAAAGAAAGGTGAGGTGACCATTACCATACAGGAAGTAATTGAAAACAAGCCATAATAGTAAAGGGTGAATTCGCAAAAAATCTTCAAGGGTTGCCGGAACAGTATGTGCTCCGGTACCACATTAAGTACAAATAAGGCTGTTCCCCATTGTGAGGTAACAGCCTTTTCCTGAGTTTATCAGTTGCGACATTTTACTGATTCAAGAACCCAGATAAAATCTAGCTTTGGGCGTTAAAAATAGCCCAAAAAGCGAAAAACGTAGTGGCAACTAATATTGTGAAATACCAAATATTATCTAGACAATAGGCAATGTTAGTGGTATCATTTAAGCATGTTCATCAAAATAACTAAAACCAAAAACCACCAGTACGTCCAGCTAGTCCAATCTTACCGGGAAAATGGAGCTGTTAAACACAAGGTCCTCCTCAATCTCGGTCGCCTGGACGAGATTGAAAACAACCCCAGCTTTCAAAGACTTGGTAAGCGCCTCTTAGAATTGTCCAAGGCCAGGGAGGTGACCAGTTTAGCCAGCTTTTCCGAGGCGCAGATCAAGAACTGGGGCTATGTGGTCTACCAGAAGATCTGGAACCAATTTGAGCTACCCAAACTTTTAAAGAAGATCAGTGCCAAACGTAAGGTACAATTCGAATTAAGCGACGCCAGTTTTCTTATGGCTATCCAGCACCTCCTTGAACCCAGGAGTAAATTAGGTACCTACAACTACCAGCACCGTTATGCCAGTTTACCCGACGTAGCCTTAAACCACCTCTACCGCTCCTTGGATTTACTCTGCGAGTATAAAGAGTTGTTGGAGGAGGAGATGTTCCAAAAGAACCGCCACCTTTTTAACATGCAGGTGGATGTGGTTTTTTATGATGTAACGACCTTTTCCTTTGCCAGCGTCGAAGCCGACACTTTACGCGATTTCGGCTTCAGTAAAGACGGTAAGTTCAACGAAGTCCAGGTGGTATTGGGCCTGCTTATTGATTGCGAGGGGCGGCCCATTGGCTATGAGCTTTTCCCCGGCAATACCTTTGACGGCAAGACCCTGGAGACGGCCTTAGAAAAGCTGGAAAAACGTTTTGGCCTGCGCCGGGTGATCATCGTCGCCGACCGGGGGATCAACAGCAAGCTTAACTTAAAACGCATAGTGGAACGGGGCTACAGCTACATCTTTGCCGCCCGCATCAAGAGCATGAAAAAAGAGATTACCGATATGATATTGGACGAAAATGGCTACCAGGAGATAAAGGACGATGAAGGAGAAGTCCTTCGCTACAAGGTTATCGAGTACATAAACGAATTCACCGCTGAAGGGAAAAAATACAAATTACCCGAAAAACTGATCGTCACCTACTCCAGCCGGCGGGCGGAAAAAGACCGGGCCGACCGGGAAAGGTTAATCGAGAAAGCCCAAACCCTTTTAGAAAGCAAGGCCAAAATCCAGGCCAGCAACAAACGTGGCGGCAAGAAATACCTCAAAGAAATAGACTGTACGGGCACGTGGATACTGGACGAAGAAGCCATTGCCCGGGACAAACAATTTGACGGCTACTACGGCATCCAGACCAGCGAGAAAGAAATGAGTGCCAAAGACATCCTGGATGCTTACCATAACCTGTGGCGGATTGAAGAATCTTTTCGCGTCATGAAAAGCACCCTGAAAGTCCGGCCGGTTTTTCACTGGACCGAAAGGCGGATTAAAGGACACTTTGTAATTTGCTTCCTCGCCTTTCTTCTCGAACGCACTCTGGAATTCAAGCTCCGGCAAGCGGTGGAAAATGCCTCGCCGGCAGAAATCCGGGAAGCGTTAAACTCCCTCAACTTTGCCGAGGTAGAGATCAAAGGAGAGGTGTTCTTTATCAAGACCCAGAGTACAGAGTTGAGCAAAAAGATCCTGCGCCTAATGCGGATTGCACCGCCGGGAAACATTACCCGTGTAGAGGAGTTTGCTGCCCGCTGGCAGGACCGGTTGTAGTGGCAAAATGCGCGTCTTGTTTTCTATTTTTCTAGGTTTTATGCGGGTTCTAGGGATTCAACTGATAAAGTCAGGAGGGTTGCCGGAACAGTATGTGCTCCGGTACCACATTAAGTACAAATAAGGCTGTTCCCCATTGTGAGGTAACAGCCTTTTTCTTTTGGGTGTTGTTATGGTCGTCCTAAATAGGATAAAATAGGTAGGGAATACCATGAAACACAGAAATCTTGGAGGTCAAAGGGGTTATGAGCCTACTGGAAACGACTGGCCGGGCGGGAACCATAGCATCCCGTTATTTCTGGCGCTACCTGTTTTTAAGCCTGCGGCCGAAACAATGGACCAAAAACGCCTTCGTCTTTGCCGCCATCCTTTTCTCCCGCCACGTGCTGGATATCCCCCTGCTGGTACGCACTGTCCAGGTGTTTGTTATCTTCTGCCTTCTCTCCGGCGGCACTTACTTGATCAACGATCTGGTTGACCGGGAAAGAGATCGCTGCCATCCCCGCAAAAAGCATCGCCCTATTGCCGCCGGCCTGCTGCCTCCCCTGCCGGCAGCTGCGGCAGCAGCTGTCATCCTGGCCGGCAGCCTTACCTGGGCTTTTGCCTTAAGCTGGCAGGTGGGCCTTATAAGCCTTACCTATACCCTCCAGACCCTGGCCTATTCCTTTTATTTAAAGCAAATGGTCCTCATTGATGTCTTTATCGTCGCCCTGGGTTTTGTCCTGCGGGTAGTGGCCGGCGCGGTGGCCATCATGGTACCGGTTTCGGCCTGGTTGCTCATTGCCGTTATCCTCCTGGCTCTTTTCCTGGCTTTATGTAAACGCCGCCACGAATTGGTCCTCCTCGACAACGCTACTGCCCACCGGGGAATCCTGGCCGAGTATTCCCTGGGGCTTTTGGACCAATTGATTGCTACTGTAACTTCTGCTACCGTCGTCGTCTATGCCATTTACACCTTTATCGGCGCCGCCCGGCCCCAGTTGATGTATACCGTTCCCCTGGTGCTCTTTGGCATTTGCCGCTACCTGTACCTGACCTACCGCTGCCAGGGCGGCGGCGAGCCGGAAAGCCTGGTTCTCAAGGATAAACCCCTGGCAGCCACCATCCTCCTCTGGGCGGCCAGTTGTTTTGTCATCCTGTACTGGTAAAATGACATGCGCACGTAAAACTCTCCGGTATAAGCGTGAGTTAGCATGGGGGCTGGTTGTTTGTCCTGGCTGGTTTTTGCCGGCGGCAATTTAATAGTTCTCCTGACGGCCTATTTTTTGACGCGGCGGCGGGGGCTGGCCCCCGCTGAAAAGTTCCTGGCCATCTTCGCCGTGGCGACGGGGCAAATTGTCTTCACCATGCTCCTGGCCGGGACCGTATTACGCCTGACAATTACTACCC includes:
- a CDS encoding decaprenyl-phosphate phosphoribosyltransferase, which codes for MSLLETTGRAGTIASRYFWRYLFLSLRPKQWTKNAFVFAAILFSRHVLDIPLLVRTVQVFVIFCLLSGGTYLINDLVDRERDRCHPRKKHRPIAAGLLPPLPAAAAAAVILAGSLTWAFALSWQVGLISLTYTLQTLAYSFYLKQMVLIDVFIVALGFVLRVVAGAVAIMVPVSAWLLIAVILLALFLALCKRRHELVLLDNATAHRGILAEYSLGLLDQLIATVTSATVVVYAIYTFIGAARPQLMYTVPLVLFGICRYLYLTYRCQGGGEPESLVLKDKPLAATILLWAASCFVILYW
- a CDS encoding IS1634 family transposase; translation: MFIKITKTKNHQYVQLVQSYRENGAVKHKVLLNLGRLDEIENNPSFQRLGKRLLELSKAREVTSLASFSEAQIKNWGYVVYQKIWNQFELPKLLKKISAKRKVQFELSDASFLMAIQHLLEPRSKLGTYNYQHRYASLPDVALNHLYRSLDLLCEYKELLEEEMFQKNRHLFNMQVDVVFYDVTTFSFASVEADTLRDFGFSKDGKFNEVQVVLGLLIDCEGRPIGYELFPGNTFDGKTLETALEKLEKRFGLRRVIIVADRGINSKLNLKRIVERGYSYIFAARIKSMKKEITDMILDENGYQEIKDDEGEVLRYKVIEYINEFTAEGKKYKLPEKLIVTYSSRRAEKDRADRERLIEKAQTLLESKAKIQASNKRGGKKYLKEIDCTGTWILDEEAIARDKQFDGYYGIQTSEKEMSAKDILDAYHNLWRIEESFRVMKSTLKVRPVFHWTERRIKGHFVICFLAFLLERTLEFKLRQAVENASPAEIREALNSLNFAEVEIKGEVFFIKTQSTELSKKILRLMRIAPPGNITRVEEFAARWQDRL